The sequence below is a genomic window from Humulus lupulus chromosome 3, drHumLupu1.1, whole genome shotgun sequence.
GgaagtggcttataggttagccatGCCTCCAGCACTTGCAGGGGTGCACAATGTCTTTCATGTGTCCATTTATGAAAGTATGTCTTAGATTTGTCTCACATTCTTAGTTATGAGGTGTTGGATATGCAACCAGACCTATCATATGAAGAAAAGCCAATAAAAATTCTTAATAAGAAGGAAAACGTATTATGGAATAAGACCATCAGGTTAGTCAAGGTTCTTTGAAAAAATGGCTCTATCAAAGatgcaacgtgggagttggaatcaTATATGATGGAGCAACACCCatagttgttcaggtaaatttcaaggatgaaatttcttttTACGAGGAGATAGTTGTAATATTCGCTTCTACTAGTAatggtattatggtaatttggcttggGTCAAGGTATTATGGTAAATTATATGttcttatgtgtttaattatatcaactatgatatgcatgaattatggtgtatgttattttatgtaTTCTATTAGGCAATCCACACATATATTTCTTACAGTATTGGGGGGTCAAATTGTAATAATAGTTATAAGCTGGGGGTCAAAGTAGAAATATATGCTTTTGTGgtagaaagtgtaattaaggaAAAGTAAAACTATTAGCTTAAGTAAAAGACAAGTATAGGGCTTAAGTAAAAGACAAGTATAGGCTTTGGAGGTCACGTTAAAAAATGTAAAGGTTGCTGATAGTGATGTAATTTGGTTTTTATATGATTatatcatattaaataataaataaaataggttTAGATGTCGTACGAATTTATCTAACCTCTAAATTGCGATATACGAAAGAATAAGAGACAAAGAACAATTCTCTCGTTCTTGATCCGAGTCTTGAAACCTAAGGTTTTGGAGGAGATCATTAATTTGAGTTTTTGAAGGGCTAGGAGATCTCATAAGGAGAAAGGATCTAAGCTTTGTGGCTATGATTTTGATATGTAAGTGCTCAAACTTTACTGTTTAAGTTTTATGTCAAATTTAGGTTTGAAGGTAAAATGGGTTATCGATTGTGTTAGATGGGAATTATAGGTTGTCTGCATGTTTAGAGTTGAATCATTCTAGTTATTaaggttagaaacatgttaggattgaTTTGGTAGAGGTTTAAAATAGGATTTTACGATTTGGGTCAATTTCTAAGTTTAAAAATCGCATCTACAATTTCCAAAATAAGGACCTAGCGCGACTGCGCCCAACCGTAGCCCGACCGTGCTACATGGCTGGTTTGCCCTAGCGCTCTGTGAGCGTGACCACATCAGTTGCCCAGAAACCtgtatttttgggattttaatgCACCCTTTAGATATAATTTTTTACCTTTTTGGAGCTTTATGTAGTAGAGTTTTAAGACTTTGTTAAGGGTATTGTGGGGATGACTTAGCCTTAAAAAGGATACGAGTGTATCTTAATATGGTTTAGATTGGTTTGAGGTTTTAAACTTTGATGTTATGTGACATGTTTTGGCTCGCTGATGATACTTGAAGAGACGCGTTGGAGTGGTTGTGATCGCTGCTGcttttgaggtaagaagagtggacacctgcgcACATGGTGTACGCTTGACGTACTTTTTATTgtaatgtttatgattatgtttgtACATGTGAGTGTATGAATATATTGAATAGCTTACGTTTAATTGTAGTTAATGTGATTTatatgtatatgtgatatatgtgtggcatgcttttgttttaaaatgCATGTCTGTGTTACAAAATTGCATGCTTACGAAATATTTAAAATTGGATGCATACGTTATTATGTGCTCACAACACTTGTCCAACTTAACCTTGGGCTACGATCTTTTACTTAATGCAGTGTTATGGCATAATCTTCTTTTAAATTATGCATTTAAGATATTGATTGAAATTCCTGGTTGAGGttatggggttgtgtcctacacaactcttcttgtTGGGGTTCGACTCATGGGTACTTTGTgctgcaggtaaaagcaaagatgTGGTTACAACacaataagttggagagcattTGTGGAGTGCGTACATGTCAATGATTTAACGACCATAAGGGATCGGGCCTACTTGggaaatttattaagtatttcgAATGATGTTTTTAGTGTTATTGCTAGGATTACAAGattgttttattttactttatttacgATAACTACGAAACTTTGGAGTTTCATTCTTTTAATTGTTGTTTTGTTGTTTACGATGGGTATTCTATAAAAGGgtgtttttatttaaaaattaattattgtaaGAGTCAGTTAACGTTTCGAGACATTGGGGGGTTACATTGTGATTTGTTATAAAAAAATATGGGTTGTTATTGTATTTTGACTTGTAAGTTGTGATTTTGAACCATAAGTATGACTTTGTATGATTTTTAGGCAAGTTGTTTTGAGTTTGATGGGTTTATTCAATATTAGTTTGATTTCAAGTTATAATTTAAAATCAAATGTAAAAAATATTAATTCATCTAGgtaaaattaaaatatgaatattgaatttctatttttcttttgaaattttagttgtggagttttaaatttattttttggattttatttaaaattaatttagttttcacattgtttttttttttcaaatttaaatatatcaaattaagattttttaaaaaaaaaatccattttaaatgatttttttagtATTCAAAgatttgaattaatttttaaataataaataaagatttattattttataaataatgccATGATATtttggttaaaatctacctagtccataaGTAACTGTTATTCGATTTCTGAGTTTACAGTCTAATAATAAAGCTATTTTTGCAGATTTTCAGCACAATAGTGATTTTGGCATGACCAATACAATGAAACATCCCTGTGTATTTATTGGGATTTCAAGTATGTAAAGTTTCCTCAGAAATAAGAGGTAGTTACCCAATTTATATATACAACTTAAATACAAAATATTCCCTTATTGTCTCAATTCTCATAAGATTCggttaatatttaattaaataggaaAAAGTCCCGCATTTTCAGGATATCATTATTATAGCTTCAGAGACGAGCATTCTGCTCAGCTTGGTAACCCCGAGTTGATAATCAGACCATGTCGTAAAAGCAATCTTAAGAGATTCATAGCTGTCTTTGGGTCTAAACCCAGAAATGCGTCTCATCCCAGCTCAGTATTGCGGCTAATGATCTACGTGGTCCATGTAACATTGAGCCTACACTCAATTTGAGTAAGTGTTTAGGGCTAGTGATCTGTTATTCCTTACGCTCAATATATTGGTGAGCTGAAAACATGAATCACGAGCTAGATATTATTTAGCTCAAATTTTAGGATACAATGATCGCATAATGACATTATTGTGATCTATTTTAAAAATTACAATCTTGCAAATAATATACAAAAAGTACCGAGAACATCCAGAATATTACAAACATATTGTAAttatatcatacaacatacaagatTAATATATATAAGTTTCACTAACACAACATGCATTTATTcaaattataaaacaaaaaataaataaatacataagtGTTCACAAATTCCTAATTTATGATTTCTCCAAGTCCCAAGTAAAATTTTCCAAGTCAAACACAAAGTCTTCTTACTAATCTCCTCTAAACCTAATTTTTTTACACTTACAATAAAACAAAATCTATACTTAATAACCAAAAGagcataaacaaataaaaagagtATTTATAACTATATAAACATCAAATAGTAAACTAAAACAAAAGAGTGTTTCCCTGTCTATTTTACGAAACGTGTCAACAAAAGAAACTTGGCCTTGCTTGTTTCGTGTAACGCACTGGGAAAGGTGCCTTATTTTATAATGTTTGGACGAGAGCAAATGGTACTATTGCCAGAAATTAGAAAAAGTGGAAGGAGAAGACAATATGAGACGCTCTGATGGTGAGTTTAGGTGGACGGTTATTGTAATGGTAACAAATGTTAGGTCATCGTGATAGTAACTCTATCAGGTAACTAATTATTTAACTCACTATCTTGAAGATGATTAATCAgatatataacttaaaaaaaacatgcagtaaaaaatattaaaaagaaatttaaaagaaataacttacaataaattaaaaataaaatcttttATAAAAATTGTATcgtaaaaagaaaataacaaaattgctgaaaaaaataataaaattaaaataaaatctcaaaaactaaaacaattaTAGTAGGTGTACGAAGGACAAGCTATATACCCTCTAATTATGCAAGTTTTTTCTAGCAGCCACCACTCACATCAAGCACGTGGTATTGAAGATAATAAGGACACAGcctttatatatgtattttttaaaaagaCTACTCTAAAACTCTCAAGATAATATTAATAATGCTGTCCTCTTGTTTTTTTCCATATTAATTTCCTAACTATTTGTCTTATTTAAAAGACTACTATATCAAACTTAGTGGAGGAAAAAAATCACTGAATTTTCGTATTTAAAAAAGAAACTGTACAATTACTagcaaccaaataaaaaaataaaataataattgatTGCTAGACCATCAAAATCCTCAAGATACACGAATTCTTATTAAAAGAAATTGCAGTAATTAAATGAGATAAAGGGTCGACAATAGATTGAGATGGAAATTTTACCTGCATGATGCGGCATGTTGCGGCCTCGCAGATCCTGCGCCCTTTCATGGGATGTTAAACAGAGGGGGTGGGGATAACATTTTCTGTCCTAACAAGTTCTGTTTAAATTTAAATCCAACATTTCACTCTAAAAACTAACATATCCTATGGTTCACAATAATTGTTGGACTAAGTCCTAAAAATGGCAATTAAGGGACTAAAGAACTTctcaaaaaattattataaaataaattaaaaattaaacagAACTTGTTAGGACAGAAAATGTTATCCTTTAGTTGCCATTTTTAGGACTTAGTCCAACAATTATTGTGAGCCATAGGATATGTTAGTTTTTAGAGTGAATTGTTGGATTTACATTTGTTAATTGAATGGTACAAAAATACACATATACTCTTAGGGACCCCCTTTAATCGGGTACCGATTGCCATTTAGTttgtttttaatttgtttaagcaAATAAGAGAAATTTTTTCAGAAAATCAACATTCGAACTCGCTGTTTTATTAATGGCATGGCTCCTACTCTGGCTCGTTGACAAGCTCATGTTGTTCTTGTCATGGTTGGTTCTTGGAAACATTGAAAAATATGGCCTAAAAAGACCTTCAACAGGACCATTAACGCTGAAAAACACAGAAGGAAAGACCCCAGTTTTAGATATTGGAACATTAGAGAAGATCAAATCCGGAGATATTACAGTCGTTGCCGGAATCAAGAGATTCACACGCAACCAAGTTGAACTCGTCGATGGCGAAACTCTCGACATTGACTCAGTCATTCTCGCTACTGGTTATCGCGGCAACGTTCCTTCATGGCTTCAGGTGAGAAAATGTTCTGAAAAAAAGTTACTCTGTTTTTAGTTTCAAAAACAGAGGAAAGCCCAAAAAAGCTTTCTTCGATCAGAGTCGTTTTTATTCATTTATACTGATCTTATTCTGGTTTTGCTATGAAACAGGAAGGTGAATTTTTCTCCAAAAATGGATTCCCCAAATCCCCATTTCCACAAGGTTGGAAGGGAAATGCTGGTCTTTACGCAGTTGGGTTCACAAGGAGAGGGCTCTCTGGTGGTTCCTCAGATGCCATGAGAATAACTCAAGATATTGGCAAGGTCTGGAAACTTGAAACCAGACAACAGACCAAGAGAGCCACTGCTTGTCACAGACGTTGCATATCTcaaatgtgaagaagaagaagaagaagaaaaatcccaaaaaatcaaaataaaaaaataataataacccaATTCTCACTAATTGTATAGTTAAGGTGTATAACAACAACGTAAACAAATTTCTCTGGGTAATTAAAAACAACTTTATTACATCTAGTGAGTACTTACATCTAGTGAGTACTGGTCTGTGCTAAGAAAAAAAAGGCATTTTCTAAACAAATTTCGTGTGGTAGATCATACTCATCAATTtgatattttttacttttttactttCAGCTACAACATTATTTTACTTTCAGCTACAACATTAATCTCATCAATTGTATGAGATTAAATTTTTAGTCTCCATTTatgatagaaatattttaatcacacttttttttAACGAAGTAGTGACTCCTAATCGAGCAACCatataaatattataacttaAATATGGTACATTTagtggtattattattattattattattatactttaATTGTGTTACACATCAGGAGATTATAAAATAACTTATGCAAAGGGAAAGTCTTACATACCAAATACCAAATACCATATAATAGCCAAAATTCATTCTAAATTAACTATACAACCTAAAGCTACATAATCAATGGTAATTCCTTCTTCTAACCATTAATAAAGTCAAACAAAACTGAGATATTCATTAAGACAATTCATTTGTTACTCgcaaaaaaacaaacaataattACTTTCACTTTTTTTAATTCAGCTATTATGTTATTACTAACcactctatttaatattacttacCGACATCAAAATGTTACTTATATGCAGATGAGTTACTGGGAAATTCATTACTTTTACATACAACGTTATTCCTGACTACTCCTTTAAAATTACTAAGTAACTCCTAAACATTACTTTCCCAATATCGTAAATATGTTTGAACACAATACTAATTTTACCTTATTGCCCTCCACTGTAGACTTTTTTTACctgcaaattactattttgcccataCTTTTCAGACCATGattcaatatttttttacaaCCGGTTTACATCACCGGCTCATcaagtaaaaaaatttaataataaaaacacCAAATAATTTAATAGCTTGACACTTGGCAATTTTTTTGGGTCCCACTTGTTGGACTAAGTCCCGTGAGGGACTAAGGAACTtgcctaattttttaatttatttaacatgttttttctttatgtatttttgtagAATATTAGTgacattttaaatattttaaaatttattttgaaCAATATTTAGTACTTTGAACTATTAACATAGTGTGATATATTGATATTTGTTGTTTATGTAATTTACCTTTTTTTAAATAAGTGGGTCCGGCCCCATGAGAATTCTCCGCCCTACCTTCGATAGGGAGTATGCAAGGATGGGGGAGGAGACAGGGAATAAAATGGCTAATGGGGATGGGAAAATGGGGAGCACTCCCTGCAAAGTCCTCACCCCATTTCCATCCTTAGTCAACAAACATCTATGTTCCCTCACGACATTATCCTATAAATAGCCAAACACACCCAAGAAGTGAATGTCCAATGTTCAATAACcgatgcaaaaaaaaaaaaaaaacaatgactATAAATATATTTCTAATAAAGTTTCATCTCAACAATGTTCAATAACAACTATTCAAGAAAATCCATCAAGAAATCGAAAGAACAACAAGAACAAGACATAGGTCTCACCTTGTCAAAGAAAAAGAATGCGAGAAAATGCTTTGAAATCTTAACCCCAAGACCCCAAACTGTAACGAaccaaatatttttattttattttatgtaaatagtttgttaattatttattttatcaaagtgtgtatgttatgaatatttaaatgtttgttttatttttatttttattttatttaattgtcaaattgaatatgtgaataattaattttatttttctttatttcgtgtgcatgtgtgtgtgttatccaaaaaatttgaaCATATGATGTGGCATCACATTGTGGACACATGGCATCCAACAGTCAGTACAAGCTGGTCGGAATACACTTGACAAGTAAATAACAGTCACTGCTTGGTACGCCTGCCAGGAGAATAGCTGGTCGCCATGACGAACAACCAAAACTGGTTAGCGAAAAGAAGTTACACTCTCCATTAGAAGTCCGCAAGAATCGCCTAGCCACTTGCAGAGGACACTTAATAGCCCTAAAGACTTGCTCAAGCTTCCTAAGGAATAGGACTGTAACTACCTACgagaataatgagatattttcacCATCAGTTACGCCGTGCGCTGCCCCTGGGCTAATAGAGCATTATAAACTCAAacctccaccacagtggagggggttcaCGAAATTGGCCTACTGACCAGCACCAGTAACATACCGAGCAGCCCGTCTTGATAGTTAGTAGCAATTCTACCATTCTGTATTGTCCTTTACACCTAGAAATCTACATGTGTTCACTGGTTATCTTGTGTAAACccttaagatcaatacaaatctaagaggaagtaggtcattactatttctttgggccgaacctctataattctagtgttgtttgtcatttattgctcatagttattaggttttggcttatttatggttcattgattgtctaattgaaagctctctaattaattaatttaattccaCGTTAGTTGATCAAAAAGTCAGTagacattttggtgctttcattgagagcccaaGACAATCACATTTAGATTCCATTGCCGCAAGGATGGTGTTCTCAACCAGAAGGTCAAGCCAAGAGCCTCTAGAGCCTGAGGTTGAAATCTCTTACCAAGTTCCATCGATGAGCAATTTGAATGGATAGCGAGGTGAGTTGCTACCTAGGAAGCCATCTAGTGTCGGGGGGTGAAACTGCTGGGCCCATTGCACCAGGACACAGAGCTGCTGCCTCTGCTGGAATCACCCATGTAGGAATGTCAGGTGGTGTGGTTGCAAGGGGCATCGACTAGCCAGGGCCAAGAGCTGGAGGTCCTCGACTATATGAGCAGATAAAATAAGTCTTGGGGTAGATGCAAGATCAGCCTGTCATCATGAATCAGGGGCGAGCTACTTCTTAGGAGGACCTTAATGAGGCTTTTGAAAAACAAAGGAGACACTTCCAACAATGGCTGGATCAACATGCCGAGGAGGTGCAATCTTGTCAGGAAGACATGGAGCGCTAGACTAGGGAAGCTGTTGAATCCATATGCAATAGCAGCAAACCCAATGTATGGGAACTGCAGCTGAAACTACTGCCCAAAACCAACAATGTCTTCTCGTTTTTGGTTTTGGTGAGGGTGTCATGCATGGACCAGAGGATCAACCTTAGAATGGGAATCAGGGTCCAACCAGGAGTCACAGATCTGGATGGGGCGTCCAAGCCAACAACAATAGGCAGCCCTTATCGCCTGATGAGTAGGTCCTTCCAAGGCGCGGCATGGGACAGGACCAAGCATGAAACTTTCAGCCAAGATCTCAGAGCGGTGGCCATGACAGAAATTGTAGCGCTGCAGGACGGGATGGTAACCCCCAAGCATCGACGCCGAATAAGAATGGTCACCCCAAAATTACCAGCAACAGCCTGGTCGGTATAGACAATACCAAGAATACCGACCAAGATCCTGAAGAGAGAAGCCGGAAGTTAGTAGTGCATACAAACCCCATTATGATGATGGGTATGACCATGATGAGGTAGTGAGCCAAGTTTTCCAGCAAAATGATTGAGGCCAACACAATAACTAGGGTTAGAGAGGTAACTAGCCCGAAGGACCATTTGTCCCACAAGGGCAGGATATCCCAAATAACCAACTACCCCAAGGTGGAGGGTTTTAGGGAGTACCTCCAGTACTATGTCGAGAAAATAGCCAAAATGCTGGAGGCAGGCCTCGGCCAAACTTTGTTTTCAACCGAATGGGTcccatgggaggtgaagaccttcgACATGATCTTAATTGTAGTAGGGAAAATCAGGATTTGAACAACATAGCTCCGCTTGAGCCTGTTTAGGACCTGAGAATGGATGAGGTCCACAATACAGCACAACCTAGGCAGCTGCAGACCCTAACATCCAGGCCCAGTTGGATCTGTTAACCCAACTGGTAAGGGACTTGACAACCCCCAAGTTAACAGATATTGAAATGGAGGGGTAGAGAGGTTCCCCATTTTTGGAACGTACTAATCAGCTGTCCatacctgtcaaattcaaaatgttGACATGGAAGATGTACACTAGACTGGAAGACCCAATGTCCCAGGTTCACAGCTTTGAACTGCAGAGTGATCTCCAGGGGGTTCGGGATGATGCCAAGTGCAGGATCTTCCCGGTCACCCTATCAGAAATCACCCAACAATGGTTCTTCAAGCTACAACGAGGGTCTATTCCCAATCCTTTTCAGCAATGCCTCTTCTGGCCAAGCCGAATGACTTGCTGGACCTAAAACAAAGAGAAAATGTACTTTTAAAGGAATACATTCAATGTTTTATGCGAGAAGTCACCAGAGTGAAATCCCTTAGTGATGACGGTAAATTGATAGCCATTAATTCGGGAGTCAAAGTAAAGAGGCTGTTTTGGAGAAATTTGAAAAGGAAGTCTCCGCATACCATCCAGGAATGACTTGATCGGACAGAGGAATTCATCAAGCTTGAGGAAGTCGAGCGGAAGGTGGATAATCAAACTCAGACAACTGTTGATCAGGGGAAAACATATGCTGGGAATATCGCTAACCCTGCAGAGGGAGGTAAGAATGAGGCTAAGAATGGAAAACACAGTAATGGGGCTAGAAGTAGCGGTAACCATAATGACAATAAAAAGACTAAGACCGCCGAGTAGCCCAAATCACGAGAATATGTTCCTAAGTTTACTACTTATTCCATCCTGTTGGAGCCCCGTGCAAATGTTTTCAATGCTACACAGGCAGTCATACCATACAGAAGACATCCACCAATGAGGAAGAATGTTAACAGACGGGATATGACTAAGTTCTGCTagttcacaatgactatggtcatgaaaccaatgaatgtaaccacctgaaggaggagatagaattcctcattcaaaaaaataatgctcatctgaagaggtatgtaTGGCTGACTGCTGACCAACATCCTCAACAACCGCCTAAGCAACAGTCTCAACAGTATTAGAGCAATCAGCCTCTCTTACCACCACCAGTTGTTGGTCGGCTATATATGATTTGTGGCAGACCGAATTTGGCCGGCAACTCCGGAAAAGCTCGAGAAAGGCATGCTCGCTCTCTTAGGTTCGAGCAGGAGGAAGATGTACTGGGTGTCTAGGAACGTACTCCCAAAATAACCTCGCTACGAGTGTGAGCCCATCACATTAAACGAGGAAGACACAAGACACGTACATCATCCACATAATGATCCTTTCGTGGTAGAAGTATAGATCGCTAATATGATCATGCCCAAAACAATGATTGACCATGGGTCGTCTGCCAACATTCTGTTCAAGAATACCTTGGAAAGAATGAATTTAAGCATCAGAGATCTAGAACCATGTGAACAGCTACTGTATGGGTTTATAGGGAATAGCATGGCCCCAGTAGGAAGCATAAGGTTGCCTTTGACAGTGGGGATGACACCTAACAACAACACAGTAATGGATTTGTTCGTAGTAATCGACATCCCCTCTCTATACAATGCCATGATAGGGCGACCATTCCTGTATGACCTTCGAGCTATCACTTCAGTTTTCCATCTGCTCATAAAATTCCCAACCCAGGCAGATATAGGGTGTCTCAAAGGGAACCAACTGGTTGCCAGAGAATTTTATAATTCATTAGTAAAAAAGGCATGGAAGACAGTGTGTACCGTATAGCCTGTAGGCTCCCGTAACCAGAAATAGGGTGTAGCCCAAAACGGGGGGAGGACATAGACCTCGTTTTGGGGATATTGATACAAGGGTGGGTCCAGTCGAAGAATTAGAAGAAAGTCCTGGTTGACCCAAAGCACTCGACCAGGGTTGTTAAAGTAGGGAAAGGGTTGTCTGGGAAGATAAGATCCGCCTTGATCCAGCTCCTATGGGACAACCAAGATGTATTCGCCTGGTATCATGATGATATGGTGGGGATCTATGCAACCGTTATAAGCCACGCCCTCAACATCGATACCGAACACTTCAAGCACGTACAACATAAATAGAAGTTACTAGATCAAATGAGGGCAAAGGCATTGATGGAGGAGGTGGAGAAGCTCCGAAATAACAATTTCATCAAGGAAGCCTTCTATCTAGTATGGGTCTACAATCCCGTATTGGTACCAAAGCCTAATAATAAGTGAAGGGTGTGCATAGATTTCACAGATTTAAATAAAGCATGCCCAAGGGACTGCTTCCCACTTTCaagaatcgatcagctggtggacgCTACAGCCGACCACAAAATCTTAacctttatggatgcctactcggggtacaaccacATAAGCATGCATCCACCCGactaggagcacaccagcttccacACGGATGTGGGGCTGTACTATTATAGAGTTATTCCGTTCGGCCTGATCAAGGACGTGCAGAGCCAAACAGGACGCATAACATCACTAAGCAGATTTGTATCCAAATCCAATAGTAGGTGTATTCCGTTTTTTAATATCCTTAGAGGTACAAAGAAATTTAATTGGACCGAGGAGTGTGAACaagccttccaagctctaaagcaGTAGCTGGCACAACCCCTAATCCTTTCAAATCCTCTAGAAGACGAAGAATTGTGCATATACCAAGCAGTAACTCAACACGCTGCCAGTGCAGTCCGGGtcagagaagaaaacaagattCAACATCCAAtctactatgtcagtaaaaggctagtcGAAGCCGAGAGCaggtatcctctaattgaaaaattaacttactaCCTACTCTTATCTTACAGAAAACTTTGCCCATACTTCCAATCTCATCCCATAAAGGTTCTTACTGACCAACCATTACGCCAAGTTCTGCAAAAGTCGGACACCTCCGGTCGGTTACTCAAATGGTCTATAGAGCTCGGGCATTATGAAATCACCTACCAACCTCAAACAACAATTAAAGGCCAGGCTCTCACATATTTTGTAGTTGAATGTACCAGTTTTCCAGGTATAGACTAGGAAATGGCGGAGTAGCCATCAGAGTCTGGATCGCCACCCGGTACATGTGCTGAGCAGAACACCGAGCACCCCGAATCAAGCCCTGTTTATTCCGAAGAATAACGCTAAGTCTAGAAGCTACACGTCGATGGATCATTTACTGACCAGCTGTTTGGGGTCAGTCTTTCCCTCATCACACCTGAAGGGTAACACATCCATTATGCACTCCGTTTTGAGtttaatgcatataataatgAAGCGAAATACGAAGCATTAATCACAGGGCTGAAGTTAGCAAAAGAAGTGAAGGCTAGATTTTTGGACAtgtacagtgattcacaacttgtTGTCATTCAGGTCCTCAGTGAGTACATTGCTCGGGGagaaaaaatgatggcctattgataaacgagttttaggctcgtttatggtctagtttttagggtgtttttcgttagtttaggattattttatttcataattaCGTTCGTtttttcatgtttcaggtttttaatgctaaaatggtaaaaatagtgAAAATGAGTGAAAGTGAAACAAAATCAGGATGGAAAGGTGCAATTTTGGGTGCTGttaatagcgctatagcgctaccaagggagcgccgtagcgctatGAAGGACTTCGAAGGAAGAATGaatctgactttagcgctacagcgccacaaccatagcgctacaacgctaggaaGAAATCTTTCAGGGTTTTggttctgactttagcgctac
It includes:
- the LOC133823925 gene encoding probable indole-3-pyruvate monooxygenase YUCCA9, coding for MAWLLLWLVDKLMLFLSWLVLGNIEKYGLKRPSTGPLTLKNTEGKTPVLDIGTLEKIKSGDITVVAGIKRFTRNQVELVDGETLDIDSVILATGYRGNVPSWLQEGEFFSKNGFPKSPFPQGWKGNAGLYAVGFTRRGLSGGSSDAMRITQDIGKVWKLETRQQTKRATACHRRCISQM